The following coding sequences lie in one Clostridiisalibacter paucivorans DSM 22131 genomic window:
- a CDS encoding hotdog fold domain-containing protein has translation MEKAMIRLRMSMHDAHYGGNLVDGAKMLQLFGDVATELLIRNDGDEGLFAGYDKVEFTAPVYAGDYIEAVGEIVKEGNSSRKMVFEARKVIIPRPDINDSACDLLEEPIVVCKAEGTCVVPKDKQRK, from the coding sequence ATGGAAAAAGCAATGATTAGATTAAGGATGAGTATGCATGATGCACACTACGGTGGCAACCTAGTGGATGGAGCTAAGATGCTTCAATTATTTGGAGATGTAGCTACAGAATTACTTATCAGAAATGACGGAGATGAAGGTCTATTTGCAGGGTATGATAAGGTAGAGTTTACTGCACCTGTATATGCAGGGGACTATATTGAAGCTGTAGGGGAAATCGTTAAAGAGGGAAATAGTTCCAGAAAAATGGTATTTGAGGCAAGAAAGGTGATAATTCCAAGACCAGATATAAATGATTCTGCTTGTGACTTATTGGAAGAGCCTATAGTAGTATGCAAAGCTGAAGGTACTTGTGTTGTGCCAAAGGACAAGCAAAGGAAATAA
- a CDS encoding TetR family transcriptional regulator yields the protein MVAKKDRRIEILEASLRIFSTKGYHTAKMEGIAKEAGIGKGTLYEYFKGKKHLFHEMLKYTLIKYKEEEEKVLDMEGPIRDKLIAFSAFNGRFLSEYMDLAENVMNSVSVLSDDVKVWMMKKKTELIKVLQEVIQQSIDSGELRKDLNAELATLALSGTIRVYYGKRLNFDKEKYSNIDPALPIDMMLEGMVDRDVVGS from the coding sequence ATAGTTGCTAAAAAGGATAGAAGAATAGAGATATTAGAAGCTAGTCTAAGGATATTTTCCACAAAGGGATACCATACAGCAAAAATGGAAGGGATAGCCAAAGAAGCTGGTATAGGGAAAGGCACTCTCTATGAGTACTTCAAAGGAAAAAAACACCTATTCCATGAGATGCTAAAATATACTTTAATAAAGTATAAAGAAGAAGAAGAGAAAGTATTAGATATGGAAGGCCCTATAAGGGATAAATTGATAGCTTTTTCTGCATTTAATGGAAGGTTTTTAAGTGAATATATGGACTTAGCAGAAAATGTAATGAATAGTGTCAGTGTTTTGTCTGATGACGTTAAGGTATGGATGATGAAAAAAAAGACTGAGTTGATAAAAGTGTTACAGGAAGTAATACAACAGTCTATAGATAGTGGAGAACTAAGAAAGGATTTAAATGCAGAATTGGCTACATTGGCCCTTTCTGGAACTATAAGGGTCTATTATGGAAAAAGGCTTAACTTTGATAAAGAAAAATATAGTAATATAGACCCTGCTCTACCTATAGATATGATGCTTGAAGGAATGGTAGATAGGGATGTAGTTGGTAGTTAG
- a CDS encoding efflux RND transporter permease subunit, producing the protein MNISSLSVRRPVTILMVIFIIVLLGVVSLSRLPIDLLPKIEVPVAIVSTSYAGVGPQEIEKLITKPVEESIATVGDIKNVSSSSSEGNSLVIAEFNYGTDMDFASLEMREKIDMIKGFLPDDASSPMVMKIDPNAMPIMVVSLSGDKDLAYIQSLAEDEMKSKIERLEGVASVDIMGGYENQVEIKVNRQKLQGYGLSINYLSQIIGGENLNQPGGAVKKGNKELTIRTMGEFEDIEEIEELPIALPQGGTVYLRDLGTVTLAPKDISSISRTNGENSITISIRKQSGTNTVSVANTVNSEIEKLASEYEGINIRTMFDQSDYIQDSINNVVKNALIGALLAIFILYLFLRNIRTTFIIGTAIPISIIATFILIYFNDITLNLMTLGGLALGTGMLVDNAIVVLENIYRFRQEGYSRKDAAIKGASEVGMAVTASTLTTIAVFLPIVFVEGITSTIFKELALTVTMSLLASLGVSLTLIPMLSSKLLKVDKEQGKTHHSRFRLFSFLYDLFDRIFFKIEAMYKGLLTKSLSHRKTTIFAGVLVFIISMVSITSVGAEFFPSTDEGQLTISVELPDGAEIEETNEIITEIEGMLEDIPEIEKVFSSIGSNNMSFGNNGTNKGSIDVMTVGLTERERSIKEIADEVRTMIKDIPGAEKGVSVASSMGMGGGSGSPISISVKGDDIEELKKIGNEFKGIVESVPGTREVESSLEDGIPEVQIKINRKNASQYGITAAQVASAVKGTIDGKLATRYKYNGDEIDVMVKGDEIYKESIKNLQQIYIQSPSGINVPLSQVAYIDVEKGPISIQRDAQSRVVTISSQIMGRDLKSISEDIAAKMDKYNMPKGYTYEFGGENKEMVEAFQDLSMALILAVILVYMILASQFESLLHPFTIMLSVPLALAGGALGLFITRRSLSVPAFIGVIMLAGIVVNNAIVLIDYINTRRRNGETRTEAIVNAGPIRLRPIMMTTSTTVLGLIPLALGIGEGAEAQAPMATVVISGLLLSTLLTLVFIPVVYTIFDDITNFVKRKISGRKQQEVL; encoded by the coding sequence ATGAATATTTCTAGTTTATCAGTAAGGAGACCTGTTACTATATTGATGGTTATTTTTATAATCGTACTTTTAGGAGTAGTGTCTTTGAGTAGATTGCCCATAGACTTACTACCTAAGATAGAGGTGCCTGTAGCTATTGTATCCACATCATATGCAGGGGTTGGACCTCAAGAGATAGAAAAGCTCATAACTAAGCCTGTTGAAGAGTCTATAGCTACTGTAGGAGATATAAAAAATGTAAGTTCAAGTTCTTCTGAGGGAAATTCATTAGTTATAGCAGAATTTAACTATGGTACCGATATGGACTTTGCATCGTTGGAAATGCGAGAGAAGATAGATATGATAAAGGGATTTTTACCTGATGATGCATCTTCCCCTATGGTAATGAAGATAGACCCCAATGCTATGCCTATAATGGTAGTATCTCTTTCAGGAGATAAGGATTTGGCATATATTCAAAGTCTTGCTGAAGATGAGATGAAGTCTAAGATAGAGAGACTTGAGGGGGTTGCCTCTGTTGATATAATGGGAGGATATGAAAATCAGGTAGAGATAAAGGTAAATAGACAAAAACTCCAAGGATATGGATTATCCATAAATTATTTATCTCAAATAATCGGTGGGGAAAACTTAAATCAGCCTGGTGGTGCAGTAAAGAAGGGAAATAAAGAACTGACCATTAGGACTATGGGAGAGTTTGAAGATATAGAAGAGATAGAAGAACTTCCCATTGCATTACCCCAAGGAGGAACAGTTTATCTGAGAGATTTGGGAACTGTAACATTGGCTCCTAAGGATATAAGCAGTATATCTAGAACAAATGGAGAAAATAGTATAACCATATCAATAAGGAAGCAATCGGGAACTAATACTGTTTCTGTGGCAAATACTGTGAACTCTGAGATAGAAAAATTGGCTTCAGAATATGAGGGCATAAATATAAGGACTATGTTTGACCAATCAGACTACATCCAGGATTCTATAAATAATGTGGTTAAGAATGCATTGATAGGTGCATTACTGGCTATATTTATCCTATATTTGTTCTTAAGAAATATAAGGACTACATTTATAATAGGAACTGCAATTCCTATTTCTATAATAGCCACATTTATATTGATATATTTTAATGATATAACGCTGAATCTTATGACCCTTGGAGGGTTGGCATTGGGTACAGGTATGCTTGTAGATAATGCCATAGTTGTGTTAGAGAATATATATAGATTCAGACAAGAGGGATATTCTAGAAAAGATGCAGCGATAAAGGGTGCAAGTGAAGTAGGCATGGCAGTTACAGCATCTACCCTTACTACTATAGCAGTGTTTTTACCTATAGTATTTGTTGAGGGAATAACCTCTACTATATTTAAAGAGCTGGCATTGACAGTAACGATGTCTTTATTGGCTTCATTGGGTGTGTCATTGACATTGATACCTATGCTTTCTTCAAAACTACTCAAAGTAGATAAAGAGCAAGGAAAGACACATCATTCTAGATTTAGATTGTTCTCATTTTTGTATGATCTATTTGATAGAATATTCTTCAAAATTGAGGCCATGTATAAGGGATTACTTACAAAGAGTTTATCCCATAGAAAGACAACAATTTTCGCTGGTGTGCTAGTATTTATTATAAGTATGGTGTCTATAACCAGTGTTGGGGCAGAGTTCTTTCCAAGTACAGATGAGGGTCAGTTGACTATAAGTGTTGAATTACCCGATGGTGCAGAGATTGAAGAGACCAATGAGATAATTACCGAGATAGAAGGTATGTTAGAGGATATACCAGAGATAGAAAAGGTATTTTCCAGTATAGGGTCAAATAATATGTCCTTTGGTAATAATGGTACTAATAAGGGTTCAATAGATGTAATGACTGTAGGATTAACTGAAAGGGAGCGTTCAATAAAGGAAATAGCAGACGAAGTAAGGACTATGATAAAAGATATCCCTGGAGCGGAAAAGGGAGTATCTGTTGCCTCAAGTATGGGTATGGGAGGAGGTTCTGGTTCTCCAATTAGCATATCAGTAAAAGGTGATGACATAGAGGAATTAAAGAAAATAGGTAATGAATTCAAGGGAATAGTTGAATCTGTACCTGGTACTAGGGAAGTAGAGAGTAGCCTTGAAGACGGTATTCCAGAGGTACAGATAAAAATAAATAGAAAAAATGCTTCTCAATACGGAATTACAGCAGCTCAAGTAGCTTCTGCTGTAAAAGGCACAATAGATGGTAAATTGGCCACCAGATATAAATACAATGGTGATGAAATAGATGTGATGGTTAAGGGAGATGAAATATATAAAGAGAGCATTAAAAATCTTCAACAGATATATATACAATCCCCATCGGGCATAAATGTACCCCTTAGTCAAGTGGCATATATAGATGTGGAAAAGGGACCTATTTCCATACAAAGGGATGCCCAGTCAAGGGTTGTAACCATAAGCAGTCAAATAATGGGGAGAGATTTAAAGAGTATATCTGAAGATATAGCAGCTAAGATGGATAAATATAATATGCCTAAGGGATATACCTATGAATTTGGTGGAGAAAATAAGGAAATGGTAGAAGCATTTCAAGATTTATCCATGGCATTGATTCTTGCAGTTATATTGGTATATATGATATTGGCATCTCAGTTTGAGTCGTTACTACATCCATTTACAATAATGCTTTCAGTGCCCCTTGCATTGGCAGGAGGAGCATTGGGACTATTTATAACTAGAAGGTCGTTAAGTGTACCTGCATTTATTGGAGTTATTATGCTTGCAGGTATAGTAGTAAATAATGCCATAGTGCTTATTGACTATATAAATACTAGAAGAAGAAATGGTGAAACTAGGACAGAGGCCATAGTAAATGCAGGACCTATAAGGCTTAGACCTATAATGATGACTACATCTACCACAGTATTGGGATTGATTCCATTGGCATTAGGTATAGGAGAAGGGGCAGAGGCCCAAGCGCCTATGGCAACAGTGGTTATTAGTGGACTATTGCTTTCTACATTACTCACATTGGTATTTATACCAGTGGTATATACAATATTTGATGATATAACTAATTTTGTAAAAAGGAAGATATCTGGTAGAAAGCAACAGGAGGTGTTATAA
- a CDS encoding efflux RND transporter periplasmic adaptor subunit, producing MAKKIVVLFLGIILIVSLVVGCGSKEEAVDKTKVEENYVPVEIGKIEKKTISNEIVFSGKVFANKEVMVMPKVPGKVESTNIKVGDKVAKDQVLFTLEKDDIQDAVDNAKVALDGAKANYKLTEEKIQNAKKAFERSKELYQEGAISEAQFEQAKVAASDNSLEAAKSQLNTAQVGYDQAVEAMENASVESPIGGVVSAVNIEAGEFASNAQAAVTIVDMDKVYVQVDISENIINQLYKDKSVNVEIPSASQEEFVGKIDTISPTTDPRTQLYPVKIYIGNKDHTIKPGMFVKVKVDTDIKENVNVIPSEAVLDNEGETIVYVLSNENAKVKKVDTGLDTGTYIEIKSGISESDKVIIKGQNFVEDGTKVKVVRGEK from the coding sequence TTGGCAAAAAAAATCGTGGTTTTATTTCTGGGAATAATTTTAATAGTCAGTCTAGTAGTAGGATGTGGCTCTAAAGAAGAGGCAGTAGATAAGACCAAAGTAGAAGAAAACTATGTACCTGTGGAAATAGGTAAAATAGAAAAAAAGACTATTTCCAATGAAATAGTTTTTAGTGGTAAGGTATTTGCCAATAAGGAAGTAATGGTTATGCCTAAAGTACCAGGAAAAGTAGAATCAACAAATATAAAGGTAGGAGATAAGGTAGCAAAAGATCAAGTATTATTTACTCTAGAAAAAGATGATATACAAGATGCAGTAGACAATGCAAAGGTAGCATTGGATGGAGCTAAGGCAAATTATAAATTAACTGAAGAAAAAATACAAAATGCAAAGAAGGCATTTGAAAGGTCAAAGGAGTTGTATCAAGAGGGTGCCATATCTGAGGCACAATTTGAGCAGGCTAAGGTAGCTGCTTCAGATAATTCGTTAGAGGCAGCTAAATCGCAGTTAAATACTGCACAAGTAGGATATGACCAAGCAGTAGAGGCAATGGAAAATGCCTCGGTGGAATCTCCAATAGGTGGAGTAGTATCGGCAGTAAATATAGAGGCAGGGGAGTTTGCGTCCAATGCACAGGCTGCAGTAACTATTGTAGATATGGATAAGGTATATGTACAAGTAGATATATCGGAAAATATTATTAATCAATTGTATAAGGATAAGAGTGTAAATGTGGAGATACCGTCTGCATCACAGGAAGAATTTGTAGGGAAAATAGATACTATAAGTCCCACTACAGACCCTAGAACGCAGTTATATCCTGTGAAGATATATATAGGTAATAAAGACCATACCATAAAACCAGGTATGTTTGTAAAGGTAAAGGTAGATACTGATATAAAAGAAAACGTAAATGTAATACCTAGTGAGGCAGTATTGGATAATGAAGGGGAAACTATAGTATATGTGTTATCAAATGAAAATGCAAAAGTGAAAAAAGTAGATACAGGTCTTGATACAGGAACATATATAGAGATTAAAAGCGGTATAAGTGAAAGTGATAAAGTAATAATAAAGGGACAGAACTTTGTTGAAGATGGTACAAAAGTAAAGGTAGTAAGAGGTGAGAAATAA
- a CDS encoding S-layer homology domain-containing protein, which yields MKFDTGKCTRFFSLIIVAFLVIGSASVYAQVFTDVPNGHWANPYVEKMYRKGIISGSGDATFRPNNYVTKEQAMVMIYNMLDISSSDVRNARNKYDSTMSRAGVSSWARDAVASAIQSGIVSEQEVRERFNKNGSPQNAFRYELCVYLTRAMDLEQEAKNKIIIDLPFIDRELMPLQVQAYVEVMVDKGVINKKGDSEGKFNPKKPISRAEMAKMLSVAYDYIDRNNIKPDVPEEIDDDLIDDAKKIEGTIYSMFKSTGDLYITIKDEDGDKDTYILHDDAKIEIDGRKSDAEDITEGLELKEARVTRDKKVVLLEANSIEEEYTGEIDRIYKGDPYKIRIEYKEDEDDDDDDTEKKTFEVDEDADIRLNGEKADVDELDDEDKGEFKVKNSKIVEIDVKGSDWRLKGTIKKIIFDPEPEIVVVDRDDNEYKFDVDKRVDIERNNRNAEITDLRKGDKVKLDIEYDVVTDIEADVVEDDDEGTVTAINISSKGTTMTIRDDDGDEKTYDVAKGVDLKIDRKTSTIYDLKLGYSVEVEIEGNEVVEIDAISRNQNDRYEGIIEWINSKADVITISTINASGDKENIRIDVDSRTTYIDEDGDETSLRRLDEGDEILVIGNYEEGVFTAKTVIIVQEY from the coding sequence ATGAAATTTGATACGGGTAAATGTACAAGGTTTTTTTCATTGATTATTGTAGCGTTCCTGGTAATAGGTAGTGCCTCAGTATATGCTCAAGTTTTTACTGATGTACCCAATGGACATTGGGCCAATCCATATGTGGAAAAGATGTATAGAAAGGGCATAATATCTGGCTCTGGAGATGCTACATTTAGACCTAATAATTATGTAACTAAGGAACAGGCAATGGTTATGATCTATAATATGTTAGATATAAGTAGTTCCGATGTGAGGAATGCCAGAAACAAATATGACTCCACTATGAGTAGGGCAGGGGTATCATCTTGGGCAAGAGATGCAGTAGCTTCTGCTATACAATCGGGAATTGTTTCGGAACAAGAGGTAAGAGAAAGGTTCAATAAAAATGGTTCTCCACAAAATGCATTTAGATATGAATTATGTGTATACCTTACTAGGGCAATGGATTTAGAACAGGAAGCCAAAAATAAAATAATAATAGATTTACCCTTTATCGATAGAGAGCTAATGCCTTTACAGGTACAGGCATATGTGGAAGTAATGGTAGATAAGGGAGTAATAAATAAAAAGGGAGATTCAGAAGGTAAGTTTAACCCTAAAAAACCTATAAGTAGGGCAGAAATGGCTAAAATGCTCTCGGTAGCATATGACTATATAGATAGGAATAATATAAAACCCGATGTACCTGAGGAAATAGACGATGATTTAATAGATGATGCTAAGAAGATAGAAGGTACCATATACAGTATGTTTAAATCTACAGGGGATTTATATATAACTATAAAGGATGAAGATGGAGATAAGGATACATATATTCTTCATGATGATGCTAAGATAGAGATTGATGGCAGAAAGTCAGATGCTGAAGATATTACAGAAGGTTTGGAGCTAAAAGAGGCTAGGGTTACAAGGGATAAAAAGGTAGTATTATTGGAAGCAAATAGTATAGAGGAAGAGTATACAGGAGAGATAGACAGGATATATAAGGGAGACCCATATAAAATAAGAATAGAGTATAAAGAGGACGAAGATGACGATGACGATGATACAGAGAAGAAGACCTTTGAAGTAGATGAAGATGCAGATATAAGACTAAATGGTGAAAAGGCTGATGTAGATGAGTTGGATGATGAAGACAAGGGAGAGTTCAAGGTTAAAAACAGTAAGATTGTAGAAATAGACGTTAAAGGTAGTGACTGGAGATTAAAAGGGACTATAAAGAAGATTATATTTGACCCTGAGCCAGAGATTGTTGTGGTAGATAGAGATGATAATGAGTATAAATTTGATGTAGATAAAAGGGTTGATATAGAGAGAAATAATAGGAATGCAGAGATAACAGACCTCAGAAAGGGAGACAAAGTAAAGTTAGATATAGAATATGATGTAGTGACAGATATAGAGGCGGATGTAGTAGAAGACGATGACGAGGGAACTGTAACGGCTATAAATATAAGTAGTAAAGGTACTACAATGACCATTAGAGATGATGATGGAGACGAAAAAACATATGATGTAGCTAAGGGAGTAGACTTGAAGATAGATAGAAAGACGTCCACTATTTATGACCTTAAACTAGGTTACTCTGTAGAGGTAGAAATAGAAGGAAATGAAGTAGTAGAGATAGATGCCATATCTAGAAACCAAAACGATAGATATGAAGGTATAATAGAGTGGATAAATAGTAAGGCAGATGTGATAACAATATCTACAATAAATGCATCTGGAGATAAGGAAAATATAAGAATAGATGTAGATAGTCGTACCACATATATAGATGAAGATGGAGATGAAACATCTCTAAGGAGATTAGATGAAGGCGACGAGATATTAGTAATAGGTAATTATGAAGAGGGCGTATTTACAGCTAAGACCGTTATTATAGTACAGGAGTATTAG
- a CDS encoding OmpA family protein, producing the protein MKARRRNFKQGEDTQNFWPSFTDMISTIALILFFLMILAYIQNIVAGNNLEFAQKQLKESRAEISESEEKLRILEERLEDVKAEVRRGERELKLSEDKIEEQKEIIAESNRELGDLRSRLQGIAFLRVGVLEKVKTSVEKEVGETTDSGDRIVSIADNGNIVINEGLVFDYNSYKLKPEGEKLLDKLADAFENVLKDRSTRQNIDAINIQGHTDDTGSAEYNRDLSTKRATAVVNYLMKSNKTLENSYGKYFMASGYSEFRPISSGSSSKDKAKNRRIEISVILKDSNVQNVIDEYLDDTKKLFEEE; encoded by the coding sequence ATGAAGGCGAGGAGAAGGAATTTTAAACAAGGAGAAGATACTCAAAACTTTTGGCCCTCCTTTACAGATATGATTTCTACAATAGCGTTAATATTGTTTTTCCTTATGATATTGGCATATATACAGAATATAGTTGCAGGAAACAATTTAGAATTTGCACAAAAACAGCTTAAAGAGTCACGGGCTGAGATATCAGAATCCGAAGAAAAACTTAGGATATTGGAAGAACGACTAGAAGATGTAAAGGCAGAGGTAAGGAGGGGAGAACGAGAACTTAAGTTGTCCGAAGACAAAATAGAGGAACAGAAGGAAATAATAGCAGAAAGCAATAGAGAACTAGGAGATCTGCGTTCAAGACTGCAAGGTATAGCTTTTTTAAGGGTAGGAGTATTGGAAAAGGTTAAGACGTCTGTAGAAAAGGAAGTGGGCGAGACTACCGATAGTGGAGATAGAATAGTAAGTATAGCTGACAATGGAAATATAGTTATAAATGAAGGGTTAGTATTTGATTACAATTCCTATAAATTGAAGCCTGAAGGAGAAAAATTATTGGACAAGCTGGCAGATGCCTTTGAAAATGTACTAAAGGATAGAAGTACAAGACAAAATATAGATGCCATAAATATACAAGGTCATACAGATGATACAGGTAGTGCAGAATACAACCGAGACTTATCAACTAAAAGGGCTACTGCTGTAGTAAACTATCTGATGAAATCCAATAAGACTCTAGAGAATAGTTATGGCAAATACTTTATGGCCAGTGGATATTCAGAATTTAGACCTATATCATCGGGATCATCTAGTAAGGACAAGGCTAAAAATAGAAGGATAGAGATATCAGTAATATTGAAAGACTCAAATGTTCAAAATGTAATAGATGAGTATTTAGATGATACTAAAAAATTATTTGAAGAAGAATAG
- a CDS encoding MotA/TolQ/ExbB proton channel family protein — MVDVLNKLNPLAIVIIITIVGILISSIVISIILRNRYKDLHKDLQMGKNDLDSGRYANEVLNAIVKDYRERAKSNAEEVNTQAIIESNFYKFHRNSFLAERFFKNAVSLMIILGLLGTFYGLTISIAKLVELLSNSANVEVLSSMDSIVGGLIEAVKGMSVAFVTSLFGIASSIIVTFINILFNIDETKEAVMVDIEEFLDNKVALEFKKENEYTYIAEDIKNTMGSLGDKIEYNFKNVMDNSGKNLTAATREMENTTLSMLKAVKLFNESLNTFAENTKDFSQFNHELRTNIQRMNVTFGDFTNEIKEITDKK, encoded by the coding sequence TTGGTTGATGTATTAAACAAGCTAAATCCATTAGCCATAGTGATAATAATAACTATAGTGGGTATATTGATATCATCTATAGTTATAAGTATAATACTTAGAAATAGATACAAAGATCTACACAAAGATTTACAAATGGGAAAAAATGATCTAGATTCAGGAAGATATGCAAATGAGGTATTAAATGCAATAGTAAAGGACTATAGGGAAAGGGCAAAGAGCAATGCTGAGGAAGTAAATACTCAGGCGATAATAGAAAGCAATTTCTATAAATTTCATAGAAATTCATTTTTAGCAGAAAGATTTTTTAAAAACGCTGTATCGTTGATGATTATATTGGGACTATTAGGTACATTTTATGGTTTAACTATATCTATAGCTAAGTTAGTAGAGTTACTGTCCAATAGTGCCAATGTAGAGGTATTGAGCAGTATGGATTCTATAGTAGGAGGACTTATAGAGGCTGTTAAAGGTATGTCTGTGGCATTTGTGACATCTCTATTTGGTATCGCATCGTCTATAATAGTAACATTTATAAATATTCTATTTAATATAGACGAGACTAAAGAGGCAGTTATGGTTGATATAGAAGAATTTTTAGACAATAAGGTTGCCCTTGAGTTTAAAAAGGAAAATGAGTACACATATATAGCAGAAGATATCAAGAACACTATGGGAAGTTTGGGAGATAAAATAGAATATAACTTTAAAAATGTTATGGACAATTCAGGAAAAAATCTTACAGCAGCCACTAGAGAGATGGAGAATACTACTCTTAGTATGTTGAAGGCAGTTAAGTTATTTAATGAATCCCTAAATACATTTGCTGAGAATACCAAAGATTTTTCTCAATTTAATCATGAACTTAGGACAAACATTCAAAGGATGAATGTAACCTTTGGAGATTTTACTAATGAGATTAAAGAAATTACTGATAAAAAGTAG
- a CDS encoding TolC family protein: MKNRVLAIVVASMMIFTSTVSIAVDNDSESSEEIKDEEEKVLELDIQEAVKIGLENSISLEKVRNEIDLSEVKKRRAKSASKKLEDGDEKISDGRKILNKVEQLESLPDEYQLDDKTASEVEKLIGRDLPSGITAGQMKGILEAGNMTSKDIEDSLEAGKRSIIEGLQTAGTTISGNLNFDSLDQLPVNATSNVLTTMSNVAFEVTKASYDIYKNQIAMLIQKSYYDVLKAKQMLEVKERAMERGKKQYEFVNASYEEGMKAKDDMLMSQIYYQGTEIEYNKALGEYENALTEFKKNINIPLDKEVVLTQVMEDEGEIPDIDYGIENGLKERLEIRKSFGEVIVYETNFENVEKKYPSNTFQNKEARLLKEKARINYKDTVLNVKNSIYQSYETLKSTGEMLKTAKGMVEQARENLEIAQYKYKEGFGVETSLLKKLDLESSAGTIIEVLAAEEKVAEVEEKVVQIKYGYNLAKMKYYNDIGDLIY, from the coding sequence ATGAAAAACAGGGTTTTAGCAATAGTTGTGGCATCTATGATGATATTTACTTCTACAGTATCCATAGCTGTAGACAATGATAGTGAAAGCAGTGAAGAGATTAAAGATGAAGAAGAAAAGGTATTAGAATTAGATATACAAGAAGCAGTGAAAATAGGGTTGGAAAATAGTATTTCATTGGAAAAGGTAAGAAATGAAATAGATTTAAGTGAAGTAAAGAAAAGAAGGGCAAAATCTGCCAGTAAAAAGTTGGAAGATGGAGATGAAAAGATAAGCGATGGAAGAAAGATATTAAATAAGGTGGAACAATTGGAGTCTTTACCCGATGAGTATCAATTAGATGATAAAACTGCATCGGAAGTAGAAAAGCTTATAGGAAGAGATTTACCCTCAGGAATAACGGCAGGTCAAATGAAGGGCATATTAGAGGCTGGAAATATGACATCTAAAGATATAGAAGACAGTTTAGAGGCTGGAAAAAGATCTATTATAGAGGGACTTCAAACAGCAGGAACTACTATATCGGGGAATTTAAATTTTGATAGTTTAGATCAATTACCAGTTAATGCAACATCTAATGTGTTAACTACTATGTCTAATGTAGCCTTTGAAGTAACTAAGGCGTCCTATGATATATATAAGAATCAGATAGCTATGCTTATACAAAAGAGCTATTATGATGTATTAAAGGCTAAGCAGATGTTGGAAGTAAAAGAAAGGGCGATGGAGCGGGGAAAGAAACAGTATGAATTTGTAAATGCCAGCTATGAAGAGGGAATGAAGGCCAAAGACGATATGCTGATGTCTCAAATATATTATCAGGGGACAGAGATAGAGTATAATAAGGCATTGGGAGAATATGAGAATGCGTTGACAGAGTTTAAGAAAAACATAAATATACCATTGGATAAAGAGGTGGTTTTAACTCAAGTAATGGAAGACGAGGGAGAGATACCTGATATTGACTATGGTATTGAAAATGGGTTGAAAGAAAGATTGGAAATAAGAAAGAGCTTTGGAGAAGTGATAGTATATGAAACCAATTTTGAAAATGTAGAGAAAAAGTATCCCAGCAATACATTCCAAAACAAGGAAGCTAGATTGTTGAAGGAAAAGGCAAGGATAAATTATAAAGATACTGTATTGAATGTGAAAAATTCCATATATCAGTCCTATGAGACATTGAAAAGCACTGGAGAGATGCTTAAAACTGCCAAGGGCATGGTGGAGCAAGCCCGAGAAAATCTTGAAATTGCACAATATAAATATAAAGAGGGATTTGGCGTAGAAACCAGTTTATTAAAAAAACTTGATTTAGAGTCTTCGGCAGGGACTATAATAGAGGTATTGGCAGCGGAGGAAAAAGTAGCCGAGGTAGAAGAAAAGGTAGTACAAATAAAATACGGCTACAATCTAGCAAAGATGAAATATTACAATGATATAGGGGATTTGATTTATTAG